DNA from Tsuneonella dongtanensis:
AGTCGGGCACGCCCACCGCAGGGCAGGCGGTGCGGACCGCGGTGATCCCCACGCCCTGGTCTACCACCAGTTCGCCATCGGACTTGCAGCCGGCAAGCGCGGCCCCCATCATCAGCATTCCGGCAAGGCGAAGGCGGGTGGTCATGTCAATCGAGGTCCCGGTCAAGTCGTTGAGCCGCCGCCCTAGCGGTGCTTGCAACGAAGCGCTAGGGGGCGGGCGATGAACGCTCCATTGCAATCCCCCAAGTCTGGCAAGCCTGCGCTGACGCTCCTGATCGCTGCCCCCCGCGGGTTCTGCGCCGGCGTGGACCGGGCGATCGAGATCGTCGAGCGCGCGATCGAGCGCTACGGCGCGCCCGTCTATGTCCGCCACGAGATCGTCCACAACAAGTACGTCGTGGATTCGCTCAAGGCGCAGGGTGCGATCTTCGTGGAGGAGCTCGACGAGGTGCCCGACGGCGCACCGGTGGTCTTTTCCGCGCACGGCGTGCCCAAGTCGGTTCCTGTCGAGGCTACGCGACGCGAAATGGTCTGGGTCGATGCGACCTGCCCGCTCGTAAGCAAGGTGCACCGCCAGGCCGAACGACAGATCGAAGCGGGACGGCACATCGTCTTCGTCGGACACGAAGGCCATCCCGAGGTGATCGGCACAATGGGGCAGGTGCCGGAAGGCGCCATCACGCTGGTCGAAACCGTCGAGGACGTGGCCGCCCTGTCGTTTCCGGACGACCTGCCGCTATCCTTTCTCACGCAGACGACGTTGTCGGTCGACGACACGCGCGAAATCGTCGCTGCGCTGCAGGCCAGGTACCCGCACATCGTCGGGCCCAAGGCCGAGGACATCTGCTACGCTACGTCGAATCGTCAGGCAGCGGTCAAGGCGATCGCGCCGGGCAGCGACCTCGTGCTGGTGATCGGCGCGCCGAATTCGTCGAATTCCCTGCGGCTCGTCGAAGTTTCCGAGCGAATGGGCACCGCCGCCCGGCTCATCCAGCGCGCCAGCGAAATCGACCCGGCGTGGCTCGACGGCGTCGGCACGCTCGGGCTCACCGCAGGCGCTTCGGCTCCGGAAAGCCTCGTACGCGAGGTCGTTGCCCGGCTCGCCGAATGGCGCGAACTCGAAGAGCACACGCTCGTTTCCGCCGAGGAGAAGATGGTCTTCAAGCTGCCCCGCCAGCTCGTCGACTAGTGGCGGTCTACACTCACCTCGCCGCCGAGGATCTCGCCGCGCTGATCGCGGCCTACGATGTCGGCGAACTCGTTTCGGCCAAAGGCATCGCCGAGGGCGTTTCAAACTCGAACTGGCTGATCGAAACGAGCGGCAAGGACGGCCACGGCGCGCGTTTCATCCTGACGATGTACGAGCGGCGCATCGATACCGCGTACCTGCCCTTCTACCTTGGGCTGCTCGATCACCTTTCCGCGCGCGGCTGTCCGGTTCCGGCGACCATCCACGACCGCGATGGAAGTCTCTCGCGCGAGATCGACGGCAAGTCGGTCGCGCTCATCGAATTCCTGCCAGGCGTGTCGGTCGATCGCCCCACCCCCGGGCAAGCACGCGCAGTCGGCGCAGCGCTAGCGCAGCTGCATCTCGCGGTTTCCGACTTTCCCATGACGGGCGTGCAGACGATGGGCCTCGCCGAATGGGACCGGCTGATCAATTCCTGCGGACACGATGGTCTGGCGCAAATCGATCCCGGGTTGCCCGAGATCGCGTTCGGCGAATTGTCGCACCTCGCTGCCGAGTGGCCCGCAGGCCTGCCCCAGGGGGTGGTGCACTGCGACCTGTTCCCGGACAATGTCCTGATGCTCGGAGACGAGGTTTCAGGCCTGATCGACTTCTACTTCGCGGCGGAGGACTTCTTCGCCTATGACCTTGCCGTCACGCATGCGGCCTGGTCCTTCACCACCGACGGCAGCAATTATCGGCCCGAAATCGGCAGCGCGCTGATCGAGGGGTACCGTTCGCGCCGCAGCCTGAGCGTCTCCGAGCTTGCCGAGCTGCCCACCCTCGCGCGCGGTGCCTGCATGCGTTTCATCTCGAGCCGCGCCTACGACTGGCTCCATACTCCGCCGGACGCGCTGGTGACACGCAAGGACCCGATGGCCTTCGTGCGCCGCTTGCAATTCTACGCCGCGGCAGGGCAGAGGCCCTTCGCATCATGAAGAAGGTCGAGATTTTCACCGACGGGGCCTGCAAGGGCAACCCCGGCCCCGGCGGCTGGGGAGCACTGCTGCGCATGGGGCGCCACGAGAAGGAACTGTCGGGCAGCGACCCGGCCACCACCAACAACCGGATGGAAATGACGGCCGCGATCCGTGCGCTCGAGGCGCTGATCGAACCGTGCCAGATCGTCCTTCATTCCGACAGCAAGTACGTGCTCGACGGGATTACCAAGTGGGTCCACGGCTGGCAGCGCAACGGCTGGAAGAACGCCAGCAAGCAGCCGGTCCGCAACGCCGACCTGTGGCATGAACTGATCGCTGCGGCCAAGCCGCACAAGATCGAATGGGTCTGGGTAAGGGGCCACAACGGCCACCCGGAAAACGAGCGCGTCGATGCGCTGGCGGTCCTGGCGGCCGAAGCGGCGGCGGCCGCCTAGCTTTCGTCGACGGTCTCGGCCCCGGGGCCGTTCTTCTTGATCGATTCGATCGCGTTCTTGGCGCTGGCCTTCGAGCTGTAGCCCTCGGTCCAGAAGATCGCTTCCGAGTTGTACATGAAATAGGCGACATACTCGCCGCCCTTGTTCTTCTTGATCTTGAAATGGTGCGCCATCGGCCTGCTCCCGTTCTGAAATCTAGGAGCCAGACTAACCTTTATCAGGTGTGTGTCGAGCGAAACCGAGCAGGATCGTAGAGACCTGCGTCGAGCCGTTCGGTCATCTTATCGCGCGCCGCGTCATGCAGGAGCTGCGCGCCGAGCCGGGCGGCCGCCGGTGCCGTCTGGATGCCGAAACCGCCCTGCCCGGCGAACCAGAAGAAACCGGGAACCGCGGGATCGAACCCATAAACCGGCAAGCGGTCGGGGGCGAAGCTTCGGAGCCCCGCCCACTTCCGCTCGACCGCGCGCACGCGCCAGTCGACAACGCGCTCGAAGCGGTCGATCGCCTCGGCAACCGCCAGTTCCTCGGGCGCCGCATCGCACGGGGGCGAGGGTTCCTCGTCGTGCGGGGACAGCCATAACCGACCGCTTTCGGGCTTGAAGTAGAACCGCCCGGCGATGTCCAGCACCAGCGGTAGGTCAGCGGGCGGCGGGGGATCGGTGCGGAGTTGGGCGACGGTGCGGCGCAGCGGCTGTATGCCCAGCGCCCGCGCGCCCGCCAGCGCTGCGACACTGTCGGCCCACGCACCCGCTCCATTGGCAATCACGCCGGCACGCAAGGCGCCGCCATGCTCGCTTGCCAGGCGCCATCCGGCCCCGTCACGCTCGGCAGCGGCGACCCGCCATCGGGTGCGCAGCTCGACCCCCTTCCGCCTTGCGCCCGCAAGGTAATGCTGGTGCAGGGCGGCGACGTCGATGTCCGCACAGGCAGGTTCCCAGACTGCGCCGGTGTAGTCCCCACGGACTCCGGGGAGGCGTTGCTCGAGTCGCGTGCGACCCAGACGCTCGATACTGACCCCGCTTCCGGCAAAGGTGTTCATGAATTCATCGAGGGCGCCCTCGTCGGCGGTTTGCCCGACGTAGAGTGCGCCGCGCGGGCTGAGAAAGCCGTGCTCCTGCAACCAGGGTCCCGATGCGAGCGTCAGCGGAACCACCTTCGGCCCGCCGTAGCACTCCTCCCAGAACGCAGCGGAACGCCCGGTGGTGTGATAGCCGGGGCGATCTTCAGCTTCGAGCACGACGATCCGCACCCCGCCGATCGCGGCCAGTTCTGCAGCAAGGCTTGCTCCGGCGATCCCTGCTCCGATCACCGCGATGTCGAAGGTCTCGGTCATCGCCGAGGCGCGACCCGGTCGAGGAAGCGGTCGATCGCGTCTAGCGCCTTTTCGCGCACCGGATCCGCCTCGCGCAGGATTTCGTGGCTCGCTTCATCGCCGAAAGCGACGAGGTCGGCATTCGGCAAGCGCGCCGCGGCGGCAGCGATGGCTGGCCAGGCAACGAGCTTGTCCGCCTTGGCACCCATGACCAGAACCGGGATGCGCACGTTCTCAAGTACGCCGTTTGCCGCCAGACCGCGCATGGATGCGTAGGCCCGCTCGACCCAGCCCCAGCTTCCCGGCCCCATCACGAGTTCGGGGCGCTCGCTCCGCCACCACAGCTCGTCCTCGTATCGACCGATGTCATGGGTGAGAAGCGCAGCGCGCGAAGCGGGCGGTTCACCGGGCTTCTCGCTCCACTTCCAGGCCGGACGGCGCGGGTCGCCGATACGGGTCATCATACGGGCGACCGCATGCATCAGGGCCGGAGGGAGACGGCCGATTCCCAGCATAGGAGCAACAAGGACCAGCGCGTCCGGGTCGACTTTACCCTCTGCTACCGCACGCAAGGCAAGGTGAGCGCCCATCGAATGGCCTGCGAGGATGTGCGGAGGCTCCCTGCCGGCCTGCCACTCGGCCCAGAAGGCGGTGAGGTCGTCGACCCAGTCCGCAAAATCCCGCACATGGCCGGTAACCGCATCGGCTCCGAGTCGACCCGACCCGGCCTGGCCGCGCCAATCGATCGCGCTGACCTGCCAGCCTCGGCTCTGCCAGTGGGAGAAGGTCTCGAGGTACTTTTCGTAAAAGTCGCCGCGGCCACCGAGGAACAGGATCGAACCGCGCACCTCCGGGGACGGCGCCGGATAGTCGATCCGGCGCACCGCATGGCCCGCAGGCGCGACCCATCGGCCTTCCACCGCATCAGCCGGAATGGCTCGCCGACGGTCAGGACTTCCGGCGGCTTTCCCTGCGTGGCTAATAACGAGGCTCCGGCTTTGGTTACTATTTGGTAAGCACTGGGCGCTAGCACCACGGTCAAGGGGACTGTGGGGGCTTATCCAATGCTGGTCGATTACCTGCACTACGGGCTGCTTGTTGCCCTTGCAATCGCACTGGTCGTGGCCGCGGTCACCGACTGGCGCCGGCGGCAGATAGACAACTGGCTGAATGCCGGAATCGCCCTTGCCGCTCCGCTTTACTGGTGGGCCAGCGGCCTCGACCTGTGGCCCGGTGTGGCACTGCAGTTCGGCGTCGGCCTTGCTGCATTTGCAGTCTTCGCGGCGATGTTCGCGCTGAAGTGGATGGGCGGCGGCGACGTGAAGCTGCTTACCGCGCTCGCGCTGTGGATCGAACCGACCTGGTTCCTCAAGCTGCTCATCATGATGGCCCTGGTCGGCGGGCTGCTGACGCTGGTCATGGGTGCCTGGCACATTGCCCGTCGCCAGCGCGACAAGCTCGCCATTCCCTACGGCGTCGCCATCGCGGCAGCCGGTCTGTGGGTGTTGGGCACGCATTATCTGCCGGCGGCACAAGGGACGATTGCCGCGTGATACCTGATTTTAACCGTTCGCCGCTTAACCACGGAAACCATTCCCGCCCGTGGGATCGGGCGAGTGATTTGAGGGGGCTTTGATAGCCATGGACAGGAAGAAGCTGCTGCTGCTGGTGGGCGCTCTGGTGATCGCCGTCGTAACCGCCATGATGGCGCGGAGCATGTTCGCCGGGGCATCCGCCCCACAGGCCGAAGCGGCGCCGGTTCCACAGGGACCCAAGGTCCTCGTGGCCCAGCGCGTGTTGCCGACCGGCACGATTATCACCGCGGATGCGATCGGCTTCCAGCCGTGGCCGAAGGAACTCGTCAAGGACGCCTACTTCATCGATGGCGAATCGGATGTGTCGAAACTGCTCGGCACCGTCGTCCGCTTCCCGGTGACCGCGGGTGAGCCGGTGACCCAGGGTTCGCTGGTTAAGCCCGGCGATCGCGGCTTCCTGGCCGCGGCGCTTGGCCCCGGCATGCGCGCCGTGACCGTTCCGGTGTCGGCCAAGACCGGCGTCGGCGGCTTTGTGTTCCCGGGCGACCGGGTCGACCTGGTCCTGACGCAGACCGTCAAGGCACAGGAAGGCGACGGCCTGAAAGCATCGGAAACCATCCTGCGTAACCTTCGCGTGCTGGCAACGGACCAGTCGACCACGCAGGAAACCATCAATGGCAAGACCGTCGTCCGCAGCTTCAAGACGGTCACCCTCGAGGTGACCCCGAAGATCGCGGAAAAGGTCGCCGTCGCCCAGACCATCGGCACGCTCAGCCTTTCGCTGCGCTCGATTGCCGACAGCCAGACCGAGCTCGAGCGCGCCATCGCGCAGGGCGACGTCAAGATCCCCGACGGCGCATCGCCGCAGGAAGAAGAGAAGCTGCTGCGCGAGGCGATGAATCGCCCGAACGACGGTGCCACCACCTACCAGACCGGCGGCGACGTCTCGCGCTTCCAGCGCCGGACCGTCGGCACCACCTCCGCACCCGCTGCCGCGGCAGGCGGCCCGGGTGCCCCGCCGCGGGTCTACGTCGCGCCGCGTTCGACCGTCACGGTCACCCGCGGCAAGGCGTCGAGCACGGTGGTCATCTCCAAGTCCGGCCAGGTGCTCGACAGCACCGCCATGGGCATCGATGCCGCCGGTCGCACGATCGGCGCCACTACGCCCGCCATGCTGATGGTGCCGTGATGGGCATCGCAACGCGCAACAACCGCACAACCGGCAACAAACCGAGCCATTCGAGGGGCACGACCATGAAACGCCGCCTGACTGCAACGCTGCTGCTCGCCGGCCTCGCCGCCGGCCCGCTGACCGGGCTTCCCGTCCTGCCAGCCGCCGCCCAGGGCGTCGTCGCCCCGACCCGCGACATCAACCTTTCGATCGGGCGCGGCGAACTGATCAACATTCCCGGCAACATGGCCGACGTGTTCATCGCCAACGACCAGATCGCCGACGTGCAGATCAAGTCGGAAAGCCAGCTCTACCTGTTCGGCAAGGCGGGCGGACTGACCACGGTCTATGCGAGCAACAAGGCAGGCGCGATCATCTGGTCGGCCAACGTCCGCGTGGGCTCCAACATCGACAGCGTCGACCAGATGCTGGCGCTGGCGATGCCCGAGGCCAAGGTGAACGTGGCCACCATGGGCACCAACACCTTCCTCCTCACCGGGACCGTCGCCGCACCCGAAGATGCCGCCGAGGCCGAGCGCCTCGTTCAGGCCTTCGTCGGCGAAGGCGCCAATGTCATTACCCGGCTGAAGACCGCGACGCCGCTGCAGGTCAATCTGCAGGTCAAGTTCGCCGAGGTCAGCCGCTCGCTCGTTCGCGAGATCGGCGCCAATCTCAGCACGATCGACGGCAGCGGGGGTTTCCGCTTCGGCGTCGGCACCGGTCGACAGTTGGTGACGGGCGCCTATCGCACCGACGGCCCTCTCGCCGTCGGTGCGAACGTCCTCAATCCGAGCGGCTTCGGGATCGACCCGCTCACCGGCAACGTGGTTGCGATCAACGGGCCCGGCGTAAAGACGACCGGCAGCGGTTCCACCTTGAGCGGCATCGGCCGGCTGTTCGGCCTCGACATCCTCGGCGGGCTCGACCTCGCAGAGCGGGTCGGGCTGGTCACCACGCTGTCGCAGCCCAACCTGACCGCGCTTTCGGGCGAAACCGCCGACTTCCTGGCCGGTGGCGAGTTCCCGATCCCGATCAGCCAGGGCCTCGGCTCGACCTCGATCGAATATCGCAAGTACGGCGTCAGCCTGGCCTACACCCCGACGGTGCTGGCGAACGGACGGATCAGCCTCCGCGTGCGGCCGGAAGTGTCGGAACTGTCGAGCCAGGGAGCGGTCACGCTCAACGGCTTCCAGATTCCCGCGCTGACCATCCGCCGCGCCGAAACGACCATCGAGCTCG
Protein-coding regions in this window:
- the ispH gene encoding 4-hydroxy-3-methylbut-2-enyl diphosphate reductase translates to MNAPLQSPKSGKPALTLLIAAPRGFCAGVDRAIEIVERAIERYGAPVYVRHEIVHNKYVVDSLKAQGAIFVEELDEVPDGAPVVFSAHGVPKSVPVEATRREMVWVDATCPLVSKVHRQAERQIEAGRHIVFVGHEGHPEVIGTMGQVPEGAITLVETVEDVAALSFPDDLPLSFLTQTTLSVDDTREIVAALQARYPHIVGPKAEDICYATSNRQAAVKAIAPGSDLVLVIGAPNSSNSLRLVEVSERMGTAARLIQRASEIDPAWLDGVGTLGLTAGASAPESLVREVVARLAEWRELEEHTLVSAEEKMVFKLPRQLVD
- a CDS encoding homoserine kinase, which encodes MAVYTHLAAEDLAALIAAYDVGELVSAKGIAEGVSNSNWLIETSGKDGHGARFILTMYERRIDTAYLPFYLGLLDHLSARGCPVPATIHDRDGSLSREIDGKSVALIEFLPGVSVDRPTPGQARAVGAALAQLHLAVSDFPMTGVQTMGLAEWDRLINSCGHDGLAQIDPGLPEIAFGELSHLAAEWPAGLPQGVVHCDLFPDNVLMLGDEVSGLIDFYFAAEDFFAYDLAVTHAAWSFTTDGSNYRPEIGSALIEGYRSRRSLSVSELAELPTLARGACMRFISSRAYDWLHTPPDALVTRKDPMAFVRRLQFYAAAGQRPFAS
- the rnhA gene encoding ribonuclease HI, producing the protein MKKVEIFTDGACKGNPGPGGWGALLRMGRHEKELSGSDPATTNNRMEMTAAIRALEALIEPCQIVLHSDSKYVLDGITKWVHGWQRNGWKNASKQPVRNADLWHELIAAAKPHKIEWVWVRGHNGHPENERVDALAVLAAEAAAAA
- a CDS encoding YegP family protein; this translates as MAHHFKIKKNKGGEYVAYFMYNSEAIFWTEGYSSKASAKNAIESIKKNGPGAETVDES
- a CDS encoding NAD(P)/FAD-dependent oxidoreductase — translated: MTETFDIAVIGAGIAGASLAAELAAIGGVRIVVLEAEDRPGYHTTGRSAAFWEECYGGPKVVPLTLASGPWLQEHGFLSPRGALYVGQTADEGALDEFMNTFAGSGVSIERLGRTRLEQRLPGVRGDYTGAVWEPACADIDVAALHQHYLAGARRKGVELRTRWRVAAAERDGAGWRLASEHGGALRAGVIANGAGAWADSVAALAGARALGIQPLRRTVAQLRTDPPPPADLPLVLDIAGRFYFKPESGRLWLSPHDEEPSPPCDAAPEELAVAEAIDRFERVVDWRVRAVERKWAGLRSFAPDRLPVYGFDPAVPGFFWFAGQGGFGIQTAPAAARLGAQLLHDAARDKMTERLDAGLYDPARFRSTHT
- a CDS encoding alpha/beta fold hydrolase, with the protein product MEGRWVAPAGHAVRRIDYPAPSPEVRGSILFLGGRGDFYEKYLETFSHWQSRGWQVSAIDWRGQAGSGRLGADAVTGHVRDFADWVDDLTAFWAEWQAGREPPHILAGHSMGAHLALRAVAEGKVDPDALVLVAPMLGIGRLPPALMHAVARMMTRIGDPRRPAWKWSEKPGEPPASRAALLTHDIGRYEDELWWRSERPELVMGPGSWGWVERAYASMRGLAANGVLENVRIPVLVMGAKADKLVAWPAIAAAAARLPNADLVAFGDEASHEILREADPVREKALDAIDRFLDRVAPRR
- a CDS encoding A24 family peptidase gives rise to the protein MLVDYLHYGLLVALAIALVVAAVTDWRRRQIDNWLNAGIALAAPLYWWASGLDLWPGVALQFGVGLAAFAVFAAMFALKWMGGGDVKLLTALALWIEPTWFLKLLIMMALVGGLLTLVMGAWHIARRQRDKLAIPYGVAIAAAGLWVLGTHYLPAAQGTIAA
- the cpaB gene encoding Flp pilus assembly protein CpaB, producing MDRKKLLLLVGALVIAVVTAMMARSMFAGASAPQAEAAPVPQGPKVLVAQRVLPTGTIITADAIGFQPWPKELVKDAYFIDGESDVSKLLGTVVRFPVTAGEPVTQGSLVKPGDRGFLAAALGPGMRAVTVPVSAKTGVGGFVFPGDRVDLVLTQTVKAQEGDGLKASETILRNLRVLATDQSTTQETINGKTVVRSFKTVTLEVTPKIAEKVAVAQTIGTLSLSLRSIADSQTELERAIAQGDVKIPDGASPQEEEKLLREAMNRPNDGATTYQTGGDVSRFQRRTVGTTSAPAAAAGGPGAPPRVYVAPRSTVTVTRGKASSTVVISKSGQVLDSTAMGIDAAGRTIGATTPAMLMVP
- a CDS encoding type II and III secretion system protein family protein, with the translated sequence MKRRLTATLLLAGLAAGPLTGLPVLPAAAQGVVAPTRDINLSIGRGELINIPGNMADVFIANDQIADVQIKSESQLYLFGKAGGLTTVYASNKAGAIIWSANVRVGSNIDSVDQMLALAMPEAKVNVATMGTNTFLLTGTVAAPEDAAEAERLVQAFVGEGANVITRLKTATPLQVNLQVKFAEVSRSLVREIGANLSTIDGSGGFRFGVGTGRQLVTGAYRTDGPLAVGANVLNPSGFGIDPLTGNVVAINGPGVKTTGSGSTLSGIGRLFGLDILGGLDLAERVGLVTTLSQPNLTALSGETADFLAGGEFPIPISQGLGSTSIEYRKYGVSLAYTPTVLANGRISLRVRPEVSELSSQGAVTLNGFQIPALTIRRAETTIELGSGQSFMIAGLMSNNSQNTIDKTPGLGDMPILGNLFRSTSYRKGETELVIVVTPYLVNPVNDRDIKLPTDGFNAPDEATRLFGMRDNAGVTGGSRPGPTTTQGPVPAAPGISQINPDALLPSQPAGESKRKKRRTAKNDAGTPAPGFNLQ